The Dysidea avara chromosome 13, odDysAvar1.4, whole genome shotgun sequence genome includes a region encoding these proteins:
- the LOC136242909 gene encoding RILP-like protein 1 isoform X1, whose product MAALPDQEMSPSPPLLDGNRLQVADVYEMATKVGLEFQKIIDEYGNNCVSNIIPIVVSTLEQFENVVEENEQLRLEHCKLAIKSDRLKEERERRAKMIQEQGETSLRLEEKCRELEELQKENNQLRVEVKHLKSATAGQSNYKALEAERSKRASMHGTEHFDEKTFITVGQADAALMTTVEELQSALDRAKEKLQENSHTLSENDKEIAKLNSDVETLYKQLESCQNVNKELIQSDHDNGEAIKPQQVPVIDTMERLKQSEEMVKELQLEKRTLKTQLEEAQQKLTEAKQLTTTASASATISIPVDITKARQQGGGPTFYKEDLLRVLEDRDELGLKVADLEDEIKLMKAEIQTEPRRRNTTSIFTKSPTPSRSKESKVKEILESLTVTVNMDNVQKTTL is encoded by the exons ATGGCAGCGCTGCCGGACCAGGAGATGTCGCCCAGTCCGCCACTGTTAGATGGCAACCGACTACAGGTGGCCGACGTGTACGAAATGGCTACAAAAGTGGGCCTGGAGTTTCAGAAAATCATTGACGAGTACGGGAATAATTGTGTTTCAAACATTATCCCAATCGTCGTGTCCACGCTGGAACAATTTGAGAACGTGGTGGAGGAAAACGAGCAGCTACGATTGGAACACTGCAAGTTAGCCATAAAGAGTGACCGACTGAAAGAGGAGCGAGAACGGCGGGCAAAGATGATACAAGAACAGGGGGAAACCAGCTTACGCTTGGAAGAAAAATGTCGAGAACTGGAAGAACTGCAGAAAGAAAATAATCAGTTAAGAGTAGAAGTGAAGCATCTAAAATCTGCAACAGCTGGTCAGAGTAATTACAAGGCCCTGGAAGCTGAGAGGAGTAAAA GAGCATCCATGCATGGAACAGAACATTTTGACGAGAAAACATTTATAACAGTTGGTCAGGCAG ATGCTGCATTGATGACTACTGTTGAAGAGCTACAGAGCGCACTGGATAGAGCTAAGGAAAAGCTACAAGAGAATAGtcatacactatctgagaaTGACAAAGAAATAGCTAAACTGAACAGTGATGTAGAAACT CTATACAAGCAGCTAGAGAGCTGTCAGAATGTTAACAAGGAGCTGATCCAATCTGATCATGATAATGGTGAAGCCATAAAACCTCAACAAGTACCAGTTATTGATACTATGGAAAGGTTGAAACAGTCAGAAGAAATGGTAAAG GAATTACAATTGGAGAAGAGAACACTGAAGACACAGTTGGAAGAGGCACAACAGAAGCTCACAGAAGCCAAGCAATTGACAACAACAGCATCAGCATCAGCAACTATTAGTATACCAGTAGATATCACTAAG GCTAGACAGCAGGGTGGGGGGCCAACATTTTATAAAGAAGATCTGCTACGAGTGCTGGAAGACCGAGATGAATTGGGACTGAAGGTAGCTGATCTTGAAGATGAGATAAAACTAATGAAAGC TGAGATACAGACTGAGCCTCGACGACGTAATACAACAAGCATCTTCACCAAGTCTCCAACACCATCACGATCAAAGGAATCAAAAGTCAAGGAAAT ATTGGAATCACTTACTGTTACAGTGAATATGGACAATGTCCAAAAAACTACATTATAA
- the LOC136242945 gene encoding intraflagellar transport protein 22 homolog, protein MSVVFKPKILVVGPCEAGKSYISNFIAEATESRGGEYHPTQGVRILEFECYGESADETKKSFKAEVELWDCSGNRKYESCWPAFWHGSNGVILVYRKRSEEQAVEQWYDLFVARQHLKDSQCIIFTQGDVSPSSQKLNGVHNVSINIEKDPEEARVAFNSFLASLFANWQSTQIDEEDGIISA, encoded by the exons ATGTCAGTAGTCTTCAAGCCGAAAATTTTGGTCGTTGGTCCTTGCGAG GCTGGGAAAAGTTACATTTCCAATTTCATAGCAGAAGCGACTGAATCACGCGGTGGTGAATACCACCCCACCCAGGGCGTTAG GATATTGGAGTTCGAGTGTTACGGAGAAAGTGCGGATGAAACAAAGAAATCGTTCAAGGCTGAGGTGGAGCTGTGGGATTGCAGTGGTAACAGAAA ATATGAGAGTTGTTGGCCGGCATTTTGGCATGGCAGCAACGGGGTAATATTAGTCTACCGTAAGCGTAGCGAAGAACAAGCTGTGGAGCAATG GTACGACTTATTTGTAGCTCGTCAGCACCTAAAAGACTCTCAGTGCATCATATTCACTCAAGGAGACGTCTCACCATCTT CCCAAAAGTTAAATGGAGTTCACAATGTTAGCATCAACATAGAGAAAGATCCGGAAGAAGCTAGAGTAGCATTTAACAGTTTCCTGGCCAGTTTGTTTGCCAACTGGCAGAGTACCCAAATAGATGAAGAGGATGGCATAATTAGTGCATAA
- the LOC136242873 gene encoding uncharacterized protein — MAARDVPYSLQNWLIDNIRLGRQIGRGANGRILEAKWEGAEVAVKEIHSIFISEVSEPEFQAFKESFLRECEQSSRLRHPNIVRFFGIYLPPGARVPSLVMERLHCSLTNMLERTPVISIGTKLSILYDVALGVRYLHSRIPPIIHRDLSSNNVLLSKGMEGKIGDLGTLRLVDPVKQSKMTLAPGTIHFMPPEALVANPQSVQYGRELDAFSFGCVMLHTLSHQWPTPSEPVVTDPVTFEMKARSEVERRRSYFDRIDRSRLGVLIPLIESCLSNLPKNRSSIVTLCEQLEGMVDRERVLPVVSLQCQDKDAQSNDIELQTTKAELKQKDVELKSKDAEIEALRSELLKLQVGHTHGSPKHRQINKSSDFWNHCKLTWRNCADLPRTMWVTSVTELDGKVYGVVQSSRGGSDNLYMYDSNKDQWSALPKLPSWCFNLVSIPVRKQLLAIGGVMANNSVMKVTNKVYLWDEKYRKWLTLYPDMPTARHSSSCVSHESAVIVAGGITNWRPLTMTRAVEVLHVKEHTWLSKSYWSVVEQLPFITHQAVPLIVNDNLYIAGGYDEDHQSTCNVVTASLPQLLQSSNNTSSGQVWNKLPDMPYSSYSINHYQGRLITFTGDHLETDGDKPVWKLVPLIHIYNPDTKSWDCVGASHHGYHLGHSVHLQENEILFLGGMTGTHMITVDDDLITTCMLLTLRPQ; from the exons ATGGCAGCCCGAGATGTACCATATTCTCTACAGAACTGGCTCATCGATAATATTCGACTTGGTAGGCAAATTGGAAGAGGAGCAAATGGCAGGATCCTAGAAGCTAAATGGGAGGGAGCTGAAGTGGCTGTTAAGGAAATTCACTCCATTTTTATAAGTGAAGTAAGCGAGCCAGAGTTTCAGGCGTTTAAGGAAAGTTTCCTACGAGAATGTGAGCAAAGTAGTCGACTACGTCATCCCAATATAGTTCGTTTCTTTGGTATTTACCTTCCTCCTGGTGCCAGAGTACCTAGTTTAGTCATGGAGCGACTTCACTGTAGTCTAACTAATATGCTAGAACGAACTCCAGTCATTTCGATAGGAACAAAGCTGTCAATTCTTTATGATGTGGCTTTAGGTGTTAGGTATCTTCACTCGCGCATTCCACCTATCATTCACCGCGATTTGTCTAGTAATAATGTTTTACTGTCTAAAGGAATGGAAGGGAAAATTGGTGACCTAGGTACTCTTCGTCTGGTAGATCCAGTAAAACAATCAAAAATGACTCTAGCTCCTGGCACTATACATTTTATGCCTCCCGAGGCATTAGTGGCTAACCCACAAAGTGTTCAGTATGGAAGGGAACTAGATGCATTCTCGTTTGGTTGTGTGATGCTCCACACATTGTCCCATCAGTGGCCAACTCCCTCAGAACCTGTAGTGACTGATCCTGTGACATTTGAAATGAAGGCTCGATCAGAAGTTGAAAGACGCAGGAGCTACTTTGATAGAATAGACAGGAGCAGGTTGGGTGTGTTGATCCCCTTGATTGAAAGTTGCCTCAGTAACCTTCCCAAGAACAGGTCATCAATAGTGACACTATGTGAACAGTTGGAGGGTATGGTTGATAGGGAACGTGTCCTACCTGTTGTTTCACTGCAGTGCCAAGACAAAGATGCACAAAGCAATGATATAGAGTTACAAACTACCAAGGCTGAATTAAAGCAAAAAGATGTTGAACTAAAAAGTAAAGATGCAGAAATAGAAGCTTTGAGATCTGAGCTACTGAAACTACAGGTTGGACATACTCATGGTTCACCCAAACATCGACAG ATCAACAAAAGTTCCGATTTCTGGAACCACTGCAAGCTCACATGGCGGAATTGTGCTGATCTTCCTAGAACAATGTGGGTCACGTCTGTTACTGAACTTGATGGGAAAGTGTATGGTGTAGTGCAAAGCAGTAGAGGTGGAAGTGATAATCTGTACATGTATGACTCCAATAAGGACCAGTGGTCTGCACTACCAAAACTGCCTAGTTGGTGTTTTAATCTAGTATCTATACCAGTTAGAAAACAGCTATTAGCTATTGGAGGAGTGATGGCAAATAATAGTGTTATGAAGGTGACCAATAAAGTATACCTATGGGATGAGAAGTACAGGAAGTGGCTCACTTTGTATCCGGACATGCCAACTGCACGACATAGTTCCTCATGTGTTTCCCATGAATCAGCAGTGATAGTAGCTGGTGGAATAACAAATTGGAGACCTTTGACTATGACAAGAGCCGTGGAAGTTCTACATGTAAAAGAACACACATGGCTTTCAAAATCATACTGGAGTGTAGTCGAACAATTACCATTTATTACACATCAAGCAGTTCCTCTAATTGTTAATGATAACTTGTACATTGCTGGAGGATACGATGAAGATCATCAGAGTACATGTAATGTAGTGACTGCATCTCTACCACAACTACTACAGAGTAGTAACAACACTAGCAGTGGTCAAGTGTGGAACAAACTACCTGACATGCCTTACTCCTCATACTCCATCAACCACTATCAAGGTCGTCTGATCACCTTTACTGGAGATCATTTGGAAACAGATGGTGACAAGCCAGTATGGAAGTTAGTTCCACTAATCCACATCTACAATCCTGATACTAAATCCTGGGACTGTGTTGGAGCTAGTCACCATGGATACCATTTGGGACATTCTGTGCATTTACAGGAAAATGAGATTCTCTTTCTAGGGGGGATGACTGGTACACACATGATAACAGTAGATGATGATCTAATAACAACCTGTATGTTATTAACACTTAGACCACAGTGA
- the LOC136242929 gene encoding tRNA methyltransferase 10 homolog B-like, with translation MASANISTTNSTASVNEDDFITVKGVKVPQVRGGKRWEEQSKNAQKKIIALYRKKALRKHHKLLQRQAALESETPVESEKSRTQVSSDTVKTRTSPIKDKFPEKIKLVIDCGFVHMMTPKEVCKLACQICYSYGMNNKMGRPFELHLTRVANDGAVVQECQRQIDGFDSVPISKTEKQPTDIFDCSKLVYLTPDAKDDLLTLEKDNVYIVGGLVDENVIKRASLNYARTKKISTARLPISTYMVNPSAPRSSARAVLTIDQVIHLLAMIYCGSEWPQALQECIPKRKGLIVKDKYQ, from the coding sequence ATGGCGTCTGCTAACATCAGCACTACTAATAGTACTGCCTCAGTAAACGAAGATGATTTTATCACTGTGAAAGGGGTTAAGGTACCACAAGTTCGCGGGGGCAAGCGTTGGGAGGAGCAATCAAAGAACGCGCAGAAGAAAATCATTGCACTCTACCGAAAGAAGGCGTTACGTAAGCATCACAAGCTACTACAGAGACAAGCAGCCTTAGAATCTGAGACACCAGTAGAATCCGAGAAATCACGGACACAGGTTAGCAGTGATACAGTCAAAACAAGAACCTCTCCAATTAAAGACAAGTTTCCTGAGAAAATCAAGCTTGTTATTGATTGTGGATTTGTGCACATGATGACGCCTAAAGAAGTGTGCAAGCTAGCATGTCAAATTTGCTACTCTTATGGTATGAACAATAAAATGGGCCGGCCATTTGAACTACATTTGACACGGGTAGCCAATGATGGTGCAGTTGTGCAAGAATGTCAACGACAGATTGATGGATTTGACTCCGTTCCTATTAGCAAAACAGAGAAACAACCCACTGACATATTTGACTGTAGCAAGTTAGTATATTTGACACCAGATGCAAAAGATGACCTCTTGACACTAGAAAAGGACAACGTTTACATTGTTGGAGGATTGGTAGATGAAAATGTCATTAAGAGGGCAAGTCTCAATTATGCTAGAACGAAGAAGATATCAACAGCAAGGTTACCCATCAGTACATACATGGTGAATCCATCGGCACCAAGGTCTTCAGCTCGTGCAGTATTAACTATTGACCAAGTAATTCACTTATTAGCTATGATTTACTGTGGTAGCGAATGGCCTCAAGCGCTGCAAGAATGTATCCCTAAAAGAAAAGGATTGATAGTGAAAGACAAAtaccagtga
- the LOC136242909 gene encoding RILP-like protein 1 isoform X2, protein MAALPDQEMSPSPPLLDGNRLQVADVYEMATKVGLEFQKIIDEYGNNCVSNIIPIVVSTLEQFENVVEENEQLRLEHCKLAIKSDRLKEERERRAKMIQEQGETSLRLEEKCRELEELQKENNQLRVEVKHLKSATAGQSNYKALEAERSKNAALMTTVEELQSALDRAKEKLQENSHTLSENDKEIAKLNSDVETLYKQLESCQNVNKELIQSDHDNGEAIKPQQVPVIDTMERLKQSEEMVKELQLEKRTLKTQLEEAQQKLTEAKQLTTTASASATISIPVDITKARQQGGGPTFYKEDLLRVLEDRDELGLKVADLEDEIKLMKAEIQTEPRRRNTTSIFTKSPTPSRSKESKVKEILESLTVTVNMDNVQKTTL, encoded by the exons ATGGCAGCGCTGCCGGACCAGGAGATGTCGCCCAGTCCGCCACTGTTAGATGGCAACCGACTACAGGTGGCCGACGTGTACGAAATGGCTACAAAAGTGGGCCTGGAGTTTCAGAAAATCATTGACGAGTACGGGAATAATTGTGTTTCAAACATTATCCCAATCGTCGTGTCCACGCTGGAACAATTTGAGAACGTGGTGGAGGAAAACGAGCAGCTACGATTGGAACACTGCAAGTTAGCCATAAAGAGTGACCGACTGAAAGAGGAGCGAGAACGGCGGGCAAAGATGATACAAGAACAGGGGGAAACCAGCTTACGCTTGGAAGAAAAATGTCGAGAACTGGAAGAACTGCAGAAAGAAAATAATCAGTTAAGAGTAGAAGTGAAGCATCTAAAATCTGCAACAGCTGGTCAGAGTAATTACAAGGCCCTGGAAGCTGAGAGGAGTAAAA ATGCTGCATTGATGACTACTGTTGAAGAGCTACAGAGCGCACTGGATAGAGCTAAGGAAAAGCTACAAGAGAATAGtcatacactatctgagaaTGACAAAGAAATAGCTAAACTGAACAGTGATGTAGAAACT CTATACAAGCAGCTAGAGAGCTGTCAGAATGTTAACAAGGAGCTGATCCAATCTGATCATGATAATGGTGAAGCCATAAAACCTCAACAAGTACCAGTTATTGATACTATGGAAAGGTTGAAACAGTCAGAAGAAATGGTAAAG GAATTACAATTGGAGAAGAGAACACTGAAGACACAGTTGGAAGAGGCACAACAGAAGCTCACAGAAGCCAAGCAATTGACAACAACAGCATCAGCATCAGCAACTATTAGTATACCAGTAGATATCACTAAG GCTAGACAGCAGGGTGGGGGGCCAACATTTTATAAAGAAGATCTGCTACGAGTGCTGGAAGACCGAGATGAATTGGGACTGAAGGTAGCTGATCTTGAAGATGAGATAAAACTAATGAAAGC TGAGATACAGACTGAGCCTCGACGACGTAATACAACAAGCATCTTCACCAAGTCTCCAACACCATCACGATCAAAGGAATCAAAAGTCAAGGAAAT ATTGGAATCACTTACTGTTACAGTGAATATGGACAATGTCCAAAAAACTACATTATAA
- the LOC136242953 gene encoding coiled-coil domain-containing protein 86-like produces MTKSVRGRPKSGRMWRKPGTKSFSRVKVPALKQSFKEKQTKKVVMKAMKEHEKQLKENAAHEKQEKRLKEEERKKRKEENTKKSEIVQTITNAKKLKRLKKKQLRNVEKR; encoded by the exons ATGACTAAAAGTGTAAGGGGGAGACCAAAGTCAGGACGAATGTGGAGAAAGCCTGGCACAAA GAGTTTTAGCAGAGTGAAAGTACCAGCGTTAAAACAATCGTTTAAGGAGAAACAGACAAAGAAGGTGGTGATGAAGGCAATGAAGGAGCATGAGAAACAACTAAAGGAAAATGCAGCACACGAAAAGCAG GAAAAAAGGTTGAAGGAGGAAGAGAGAAAGAAGCGAAAAGAAGAGAACACAAAGAAGTCAGAGATAGTCCAGACA ATCACTAACGCTAAGAAATTGAAGAGGTTAAAGAAAAAGCAACTGAGAAATGTTGAGAAGAGATGA
- the LOC136242919 gene encoding centromere protein O-like, with translation MERLGGEQLSTTLDLLQNEARTFTHNIAKHHSSQANSRINELKRRVEELEKKKYDLLQQASITTVAQKIVASTQDDTQDTPQSSALCTPQEVTQGAEERKLEAFLQAYRLTGMSIMKYENGVLLIELLTLYGGRYYEAYYIEISDKGDNKVLSHHTVPYFIPIMSYYESYLAGKIHFHAFLLPVLSALNAFVSRRQQAIHAESVHKNHLNQSVATVSYDLIQLETKDIDVLDKELKFWYVVRLTYDNIFSTKPTKVRCRVKGTPEIDIAKDIKECYKSYDIAEAFSKVIQIVSEDSTTTMTTSTSNSSGGTYSSSNISHSTSNSSSNSSSTSNNTVNNSQ, from the exons ATGGAGCGTCTGGGTGGAGAACAGCTTTCTACCACATTAGACCTGCTACAAAATGAAGCGAGAAC GTTTACTCACAACATTGCCAAACACCACAGCAGCCAGGCAAATTCGCGAATAAATGAACTAAAAAGAAGAG TGGAAGAGCTGGAGAAGAAAAAGTATGATTTACTCCAACAAGCATCCATTACAACAGTGGCACAGAAAATAGTAGCTAGCACCCAAGATGATACGCAAGACACACCACAGTCCTCAGCATTGTGTACTCCCCAAGAGGTTACACAGGGTGCAGAAGAAAGAAAATTAGAAGCATTTCTACAAGCATATCGTTTGACTGGCATGTCAATAATGAAGTATGAGAATGGAGTATTACTGATAGAGCTGTTAACATTATATGGAG GGAGGTACTATGAGGCATATTATATTGAGATCAGTGATAAAGGAGACAACAAAGTGCTGAGCCATCACACCGTTCCCTATTTCATCCCCATCATGTCTTACTATGAGTCCTACCTGGCTGGCAAGATACAT TTTCATGCTTTCCTACTGCCAGTATTGTCTGCCCTAAATGCTTTTGTGTCTCGTCGTCAACAAGCCATCCATGCAGAATCTGTCCACAAGAATCACTTGAACCAAAGTGTGGCAACTGTGTCCTATGACTTGATACAACTAGAAACTAAG GACATTGATGTACTTGACAAAGAGTTGAAATTCTGGTACGTGGTGCGTCTAACGTATGACAATATATTTTCAACGAAACCTACCAAAGTCCGTTGTCGAGTAAAAGGCACCCCAGAAATAG ATATTGCTAAGGACATCAAGGAGTGTTACAAGAGTTATGACATAGCTGAGGCATTCTCAAAGGTGATTCAGATAGTCAGTGAGGACAGTACAACCACCATGACCACATCTACCAGTAACAGTAGTGGAGGCACTTACAGCAGTAGTAACATTAGCCATAGCACCAGTAATAGTAGCAGTAATAGTAGCAGTACTAGTAACAATACTGTAAATAATTCACAATAA